A single Zootoca vivipara chromosome 1, rZooViv1.1, whole genome shotgun sequence DNA region contains:
- the TMEM41B gene encoding transmembrane protein 41B, with protein MAQPGTSQRGSGRTSEKEEASAAAKETEAALERHQELLAGKAHKEGGSAQTSLLILLSIFLIAASVMFLVYKNFPQLCEEERECIKVPRDMDDAKALGKVLSKYKDNFYVQVLVAYFATYVFLQTFAIPGSIFLSILSGFLYPFPLALFLVCLCSGLGASFCYMLSYLVGRPVVYRYLTEKAVKWSQQVERHREHLINYIIFLRITPFLPNWFINITSPVINVPLKVFFIGTFLGVAPPSFVAIKAGTTLYQLTTAGEAVSWNSVFILMILAILSILPAIFQKKLKQKFE; from the exons ATGGCGCAGCCGGGCACGAGCCAGCGAGGGTCCGGGAGGACGTCGGAGAAGGAAGAGGCGTCGGCAGCAGCGAAGGAGACGGAGGCTGCCTTGGAAAGGCATCAGGAGCTGCTTGCAG GAAAGGCCCATAAAGAAGGTGGATCTGCACAAACATCCCTTCTCATATTATTATCCATCTTCTTAATAGCTGCATCTGTTATGTTTCTGGTATATAAAAACTTTCCACAGCTGTGTGA agaggagagagaatgtATAAAGGTTCCCAGAGACATGGATGATGCTAAAGCCTTAGGAAAAGTTCTCTCTAAATACAAGGACAACTTCTATGTACAAGTCTTAGTGGCCTATTTTGCTACTTACGTTTT TTTGCAAACCTTTGCTATTCCTGGATCAATATTTCTGAGTATACTTTCAGGATTTCTCTATCCTTTCCCCCTAGCTCTATTTCTTGTTTGTTTG TGCTCTGGACTTGGGGCCTCTTTCTGTTATATGCTGTCCTATTTAGTTGGAAGACCTGTTGTTTATAGATATTTAACAGAGAAAGCCGTGAAATGGTCACAGCAG GTTGAACGACACAGAGAACACCTCATTAACTACATAATATTTTTGAGAATAACTCCTTTCCTTCCTAATTGGTTTATCAATATAACATCTCCTGTAATAAATGTACCAttgaaagtattttttattgGTACTTTTCTAG GTGTTGCACCACCATCTTTTGTAGCAATTAAAGCTGGAACAACGCTCTACCAGCTTACAACAGCAGGTGAAGCAGTCTCCTGGAACTCTGTTTTCATTCTCATGATTCTAGCTATTCTCTCCATTCTACCAGCTATTTTTCAGAAGAAACTTAAACAAAAGTTTGAATGA